In Crassostrea angulata isolate pt1a10 chromosome 6, ASM2561291v2, whole genome shotgun sequence, a genomic segment contains:
- the LOC128189924 gene encoding anoctamin-10-like isoform X3, producing MTVVDCVFQTLKVSVMGEEETRGLQSVFRQKTPSRFRPYVVLEFAVGAKQPAIEWMISKLQASESSGGADLEVSAVVMTFKKQTVLYIGAKNSRLLTAADMTGLSKIYKDNHYREFSIEDMANFKGIEDVDSFLTTAEKQKLILHEMEAVRASDEEDHIPGYDKIKLWTGKSILKKYLSRDIITKMYPLHEPEDLKKLGADWYQIKRIFKEQPIDDIRHYFGEKIALYFAFLGYYTIALIPPAFIGIIYFITSWQSMYREAIFAVFNLIWATIFLEVWKRYCSELSYRWGTIDMVSSTYDEPRANYFGTLGENPVTGKPEPVFPKWKRSFRFYCVTVPIVSVALGIAFYIMLGYFVMQEWADKKYASEKSWVNFSVLYLPTVIYAVLIGIVNSIYRKVAKKLNDWENHRLQSAYDNHLIVKLILFDFVNCFISLFYVAFYIQDMALLRSHLAALLITQQLIGQVQEAMVPFLFLTRRKKQVDASMKKQDALQKVEYFNGEVTEEVQKQAGMESEMEEYNGTMDDYLEMFLQFGYVFLFSSAFPLAALWALINNVTEIRSDAFKMVNIFQRPFAESASNIGAWQVAFELISIMAVMTNCALIGMNPEVRKLLPSDITAVNIVLIFVAVEHIILAIKVAVACLIPDQPKWVEIELAKIAYQSKLALQEKHVHRSESDKEKIDALLKEKSQ from the exons ATGACTGTAGTAGATTGTGTGTTCCAAACATTAAAAG TTTCAGTCATGGGAGAGGAGGAGACCAGGGGGTTACAGAGTGTTTTTCGCCAGAAGACCCCCTCCCGGTTCCGTCCCTATGTGGTGTTGGAGTTTGCCGTGGGAGCCAAACAGCCGGCCATAGAATGGATGATCTCCAAGCTACAGGCCTCAGAGTCCTCTGGAGGGGCCGACCTAGAGGTCAGCGCCGTGGTGATGACCTTCAAGAAG CAAACTGTGCTGTATATTGGGGCGAAGAACAGCCGCTTATTGACTGCGGCGGACATGACAGGGCTCAGTAAAATATACAAAGACAACCACTATCGCGAGTTCTCCATTGAAGACATGGCCAACTTCAAGGGCATCG AGGATGTGGACAGTTTCCTGACGACGGCAGAGAAACAAAAGCTGATTCTTCATGAGATGGAGGCAGTGCGAGCCAGTGATGAGGAGGATCACATCCCGGGCTACGACAAAATCAAACTGTGGACAGGCAAGAGTATAT TGAAAAAGTATCTCAGTCGAGATATCATAACCAAGATGTATCCTCTCCATGAACCTGAGGATCTGAAAAAACTCGGGGCAGACTGGTATCAGATAAAACGAATCTTCAAAGAACAGCCTATAG ATGATATACGCCACTACTTCGGGGAGAAGATAGCCCTGTACTTTGCCTTTCTGGGTTACTACACAATTGCTCTGATCCCGCCCGCCTTCATTGGAATCATCTACTTCATCACCTCCTGGCAAAGCATGTACAGGGAGGCCATCTTTGCTGTGTTCAACTTGATCTGGGCCACTATTTTCTTAGAGGTCTGGAAGCGGTACTGCTCTGAGCTATCCTATCGCTGGGGTACTATAGATATGGTTTCCTCTACATACGACGAACCTAGAGCTAACTATTTTGGCACGCTTGGAGAAAACCCAGTCACTGGAAAACCAGAACCGGTTTTCCCCAAGTGGAAGCGTAGTTTTCGGTTTTACTGTGTGACGGTGCCAATTGTTTCTGTGGCCCTTGGCATTGCTTTCTACATCATGTTGGGGTACTTTGTGATGCAGGAATGGGCAGACAAGAAGTATGCATCAGAGAAATCATGGGTCAATTTCTCTGTCTTGTACTTACCTACTGTCATCTACGCTGTACTTATAGGCATTGTCAACTCTATTTATAGAAAGGTCGCCAAGAAGCTCAATGACTGGG AAAACCACAGACTTCAGTCAGCTTATGACAATCATTTGATTGTCAAACTTATTTTG TTTGACTTTGTGAACTGCTTCATTTCATTGTTCTATGTGGCCTTCTACATCCAAGACATGGCCCTCCTACGAAGT CATTTGGCGGCCCTTCTTATAACACAGCAGCTGATTGGTCAGGTGCAGGAGGCCATGGTGCCATTCCTGTTCCTGACGCGACGGAAGAAGCAGGTGGATGCTTCGATGAAAAAACAGGATGCACTCCAGAAAGTGGAGTACTTCAACGGAGAAGTGACAGAAGAAGTCCAGAAACAGGCCGGGATGGAGAGTGAGATGGAAGAGTACAAT GGTACAATGGATGACTACTTGGAGATGTTTCTGCAGTTTGGCTATGTCTTCCTCTTCTCTTCCGCATTTCCTCTGGCTGCTCTCTGGGCTTTGATCAACAATGTGACAGAGATTCGGTCTGATGCCTTTAAGATGGTCAACATCTTCCAGAGACCTTTTGCTGAGTCAGCTTCTAATATTGGGGCCTGGCAG GTCGCCTTTGAACTGATAAGCATCATGGCTGTAATGACAAACTGTGCACTGATCGGGATGAACCCTGAGGTCCGGAAACTTCTGCCCTCTGACATCACAGCTGTCAACATCGTCCTCATCTTTGTGGCGGTGGAG CATATAATCCTGGCTATCAAAGTAGCCGTGGCTTGCCTGATACCGGATCAGCCAAAGTGGGTGGAGATAGAGCTGGCCAAGATAGCCTACCAGTCCAAGCTGGCCCTACAGGAAAAG CATGTTCACAGAAGCGAGTCAGACAAGGAGAAGATAGACGCTCTACTGAAGGAGAAATCTCAGTGA
- the LOC128189924 gene encoding anoctamin-10-like isoform X4: protein MGEEETRGLQSVFRQKTPSRFRPYVVLEFAVGAKQPAIEWMISKLQASESSGGADLEVSAVVMTFKKQTVLYIGAKNSRLLTAADMTGLSKIYKDNHYREFSIEDMANFKGIEDVDSFLTTAEKQKLILHEMEAVRASDEEDHIPGYDKIKLWTGKSILKKYLSRDIITKMYPLHEPEDLKKLGADWYQIKRIFKEQPIDDIRHYFGEKIALYFAFLGYYTIALIPPAFIGIIYFITSWQSMYREAIFAVFNLIWATIFLEVWKRYCSELSYRWGTIDMVSSTYDEPRANYFGTLGENPVTGKPEPVFPKWKRSFRFYCVTVPIVSVALGIAFYIMLGYFVMQEWADKKYASEKSWVNFSVLYLPTVIYAVLIGIVNSIYRKVAKKLNDWENHRLQSAYDNHLIVKLILFDFVNCFISLFYVAFYIQDMALLRSHLAALLITQQLIGQVQEAMVPFLFLTRRKKQVDASMKKQDALQKVEYFNGEVTEEVQKQAGMESEMEEYNGTMDDYLEMFLQFGYVFLFSSAFPLAALWALINNVTEIRSDAFKMVNIFQRPFAESASNIGAWQVAFELISIMAVMTNCALIGMNPEVRKLLPSDITAVNIVLIFVAVEHIILAIKVAVACLIPDQPKWVEIELAKIAYQSKLALQEKHYQVTSHKHVHRSESDKEKIDALLKEKSQ, encoded by the exons ATGGGAGAGGAGGAGACCAGGGGGTTACAGAGTGTTTTTCGCCAGAAGACCCCCTCCCGGTTCCGTCCCTATGTGGTGTTGGAGTTTGCCGTGGGAGCCAAACAGCCGGCCATAGAATGGATGATCTCCAAGCTACAGGCCTCAGAGTCCTCTGGAGGGGCCGACCTAGAGGTCAGCGCCGTGGTGATGACCTTCAAGAAG CAAACTGTGCTGTATATTGGGGCGAAGAACAGCCGCTTATTGACTGCGGCGGACATGACAGGGCTCAGTAAAATATACAAAGACAACCACTATCGCGAGTTCTCCATTGAAGACATGGCCAACTTCAAGGGCATCG AGGATGTGGACAGTTTCCTGACGACGGCAGAGAAACAAAAGCTGATTCTTCATGAGATGGAGGCAGTGCGAGCCAGTGATGAGGAGGATCACATCCCGGGCTACGACAAAATCAAACTGTGGACAGGCAAGAGTATAT TGAAAAAGTATCTCAGTCGAGATATCATAACCAAGATGTATCCTCTCCATGAACCTGAGGATCTGAAAAAACTCGGGGCAGACTGGTATCAGATAAAACGAATCTTCAAAGAACAGCCTATAG ATGATATACGCCACTACTTCGGGGAGAAGATAGCCCTGTACTTTGCCTTTCTGGGTTACTACACAATTGCTCTGATCCCGCCCGCCTTCATTGGAATCATCTACTTCATCACCTCCTGGCAAAGCATGTACAGGGAGGCCATCTTTGCTGTGTTCAACTTGATCTGGGCCACTATTTTCTTAGAGGTCTGGAAGCGGTACTGCTCTGAGCTATCCTATCGCTGGGGTACTATAGATATGGTTTCCTCTACATACGACGAACCTAGAGCTAACTATTTTGGCACGCTTGGAGAAAACCCAGTCACTGGAAAACCAGAACCGGTTTTCCCCAAGTGGAAGCGTAGTTTTCGGTTTTACTGTGTGACGGTGCCAATTGTTTCTGTGGCCCTTGGCATTGCTTTCTACATCATGTTGGGGTACTTTGTGATGCAGGAATGGGCAGACAAGAAGTATGCATCAGAGAAATCATGGGTCAATTTCTCTGTCTTGTACTTACCTACTGTCATCTACGCTGTACTTATAGGCATTGTCAACTCTATTTATAGAAAGGTCGCCAAGAAGCTCAATGACTGGG AAAACCACAGACTTCAGTCAGCTTATGACAATCATTTGATTGTCAAACTTATTTTG TTTGACTTTGTGAACTGCTTCATTTCATTGTTCTATGTGGCCTTCTACATCCAAGACATGGCCCTCCTACGAAGT CATTTGGCGGCCCTTCTTATAACACAGCAGCTGATTGGTCAGGTGCAGGAGGCCATGGTGCCATTCCTGTTCCTGACGCGACGGAAGAAGCAGGTGGATGCTTCGATGAAAAAACAGGATGCACTCCAGAAAGTGGAGTACTTCAACGGAGAAGTGACAGAAGAAGTCCAGAAACAGGCCGGGATGGAGAGTGAGATGGAAGAGTACAAT GGTACAATGGATGACTACTTGGAGATGTTTCTGCAGTTTGGCTATGTCTTCCTCTTCTCTTCCGCATTTCCTCTGGCTGCTCTCTGGGCTTTGATCAACAATGTGACAGAGATTCGGTCTGATGCCTTTAAGATGGTCAACATCTTCCAGAGACCTTTTGCTGAGTCAGCTTCTAATATTGGGGCCTGGCAG GTCGCCTTTGAACTGATAAGCATCATGGCTGTAATGACAAACTGTGCACTGATCGGGATGAACCCTGAGGTCCGGAAACTTCTGCCCTCTGACATCACAGCTGTCAACATCGTCCTCATCTTTGTGGCGGTGGAG CATATAATCCTGGCTATCAAAGTAGCCGTGGCTTGCCTGATACCGGATCAGCCAAAGTGGGTGGAGATAGAGCTGGCCAAGATAGCCTACCAGTCCAAGCTGGCCCTACAGGAAAAG CACTATCAGGTCACTTCCCACAAG CATGTTCACAGAAGCGAGTCAGACAAGGAGAAGATAGACGCTCTACTGAAGGAGAAATCTCAGTGA
- the LOC128189924 gene encoding anoctamin-10-like isoform X1 — MTVVDCVFQTLKVSVMGEEETRGLQSVFRQKTPSRFRPYVVLEFAVGAKQPAIEWMISKLQASESSGGADLEVSAVVMTFKKQTVLYIGAKNSRLLTAADMTGLSKIYKDNHYREFSIEDMANFKGIEDVDSFLTTAEKQKLILHEMEAVRASDEEDHIPGYDKIKLWTGKSILKKYLSRDIITKMYPLHEPEDLKKLGADWYQIKRIFKEQPIDDIRHYFGEKIALYFAFLGYYTIALIPPAFIGIIYFITSWQSMYREAIFAVFNLIWATIFLEVWKRYCSELSYRWGTIDMVSSTYDEPRANYFGTLGENPVTGKPEPVFPKWKRSFRFYCVTVPIVSVALGIAFYIMLGYFVMQEWADKKYASEKSWVNFSVLYLPTVIYAVLIGIVNSIYRKVAKKLNDWENHRLQSAYDNHLIVKLILFDFVNCFISLFYVAFYIQDMALLRSHLAALLITQQLIGQVQEAMVPFLFLTRRKKQVDASMKKQDALQKVEYFNGEVTEEVQKQAGMESEMEEYNGTMDDYLEMFLQFGYVFLFSSAFPLAALWALINNVTEIRSDAFKMVNIFQRPFAESASNIGAWQVAFELISIMAVMTNCALIGMNPEVRKLLPSDITAVNIVLIFVAVEHIILAIKVAVACLIPDQPKWVEIELAKIAYQSKLALQEKHYQVTSHKHVHRSESDKEKIDALLKEKSQ, encoded by the exons ATGACTGTAGTAGATTGTGTGTTCCAAACATTAAAAG TTTCAGTCATGGGAGAGGAGGAGACCAGGGGGTTACAGAGTGTTTTTCGCCAGAAGACCCCCTCCCGGTTCCGTCCCTATGTGGTGTTGGAGTTTGCCGTGGGAGCCAAACAGCCGGCCATAGAATGGATGATCTCCAAGCTACAGGCCTCAGAGTCCTCTGGAGGGGCCGACCTAGAGGTCAGCGCCGTGGTGATGACCTTCAAGAAG CAAACTGTGCTGTATATTGGGGCGAAGAACAGCCGCTTATTGACTGCGGCGGACATGACAGGGCTCAGTAAAATATACAAAGACAACCACTATCGCGAGTTCTCCATTGAAGACATGGCCAACTTCAAGGGCATCG AGGATGTGGACAGTTTCCTGACGACGGCAGAGAAACAAAAGCTGATTCTTCATGAGATGGAGGCAGTGCGAGCCAGTGATGAGGAGGATCACATCCCGGGCTACGACAAAATCAAACTGTGGACAGGCAAGAGTATAT TGAAAAAGTATCTCAGTCGAGATATCATAACCAAGATGTATCCTCTCCATGAACCTGAGGATCTGAAAAAACTCGGGGCAGACTGGTATCAGATAAAACGAATCTTCAAAGAACAGCCTATAG ATGATATACGCCACTACTTCGGGGAGAAGATAGCCCTGTACTTTGCCTTTCTGGGTTACTACACAATTGCTCTGATCCCGCCCGCCTTCATTGGAATCATCTACTTCATCACCTCCTGGCAAAGCATGTACAGGGAGGCCATCTTTGCTGTGTTCAACTTGATCTGGGCCACTATTTTCTTAGAGGTCTGGAAGCGGTACTGCTCTGAGCTATCCTATCGCTGGGGTACTATAGATATGGTTTCCTCTACATACGACGAACCTAGAGCTAACTATTTTGGCACGCTTGGAGAAAACCCAGTCACTGGAAAACCAGAACCGGTTTTCCCCAAGTGGAAGCGTAGTTTTCGGTTTTACTGTGTGACGGTGCCAATTGTTTCTGTGGCCCTTGGCATTGCTTTCTACATCATGTTGGGGTACTTTGTGATGCAGGAATGGGCAGACAAGAAGTATGCATCAGAGAAATCATGGGTCAATTTCTCTGTCTTGTACTTACCTACTGTCATCTACGCTGTACTTATAGGCATTGTCAACTCTATTTATAGAAAGGTCGCCAAGAAGCTCAATGACTGGG AAAACCACAGACTTCAGTCAGCTTATGACAATCATTTGATTGTCAAACTTATTTTG TTTGACTTTGTGAACTGCTTCATTTCATTGTTCTATGTGGCCTTCTACATCCAAGACATGGCCCTCCTACGAAGT CATTTGGCGGCCCTTCTTATAACACAGCAGCTGATTGGTCAGGTGCAGGAGGCCATGGTGCCATTCCTGTTCCTGACGCGACGGAAGAAGCAGGTGGATGCTTCGATGAAAAAACAGGATGCACTCCAGAAAGTGGAGTACTTCAACGGAGAAGTGACAGAAGAAGTCCAGAAACAGGCCGGGATGGAGAGTGAGATGGAAGAGTACAAT GGTACAATGGATGACTACTTGGAGATGTTTCTGCAGTTTGGCTATGTCTTCCTCTTCTCTTCCGCATTTCCTCTGGCTGCTCTCTGGGCTTTGATCAACAATGTGACAGAGATTCGGTCTGATGCCTTTAAGATGGTCAACATCTTCCAGAGACCTTTTGCTGAGTCAGCTTCTAATATTGGGGCCTGGCAG GTCGCCTTTGAACTGATAAGCATCATGGCTGTAATGACAAACTGTGCACTGATCGGGATGAACCCTGAGGTCCGGAAACTTCTGCCCTCTGACATCACAGCTGTCAACATCGTCCTCATCTTTGTGGCGGTGGAG CATATAATCCTGGCTATCAAAGTAGCCGTGGCTTGCCTGATACCGGATCAGCCAAAGTGGGTGGAGATAGAGCTGGCCAAGATAGCCTACCAGTCCAAGCTGGCCCTACAGGAAAAG CACTATCAGGTCACTTCCCACAAG CATGTTCACAGAAGCGAGTCAGACAAGGAGAAGATAGACGCTCTACTGAAGGAGAAATCTCAGTGA
- the LOC128189924 gene encoding anoctamin-10-like isoform X2 — translation MEQREVKVSVMGEEETRGLQSVFRQKTPSRFRPYVVLEFAVGAKQPAIEWMISKLQASESSGGADLEVSAVVMTFKKQTVLYIGAKNSRLLTAADMTGLSKIYKDNHYREFSIEDMANFKGIEDVDSFLTTAEKQKLILHEMEAVRASDEEDHIPGYDKIKLWTGKSILKKYLSRDIITKMYPLHEPEDLKKLGADWYQIKRIFKEQPIDDIRHYFGEKIALYFAFLGYYTIALIPPAFIGIIYFITSWQSMYREAIFAVFNLIWATIFLEVWKRYCSELSYRWGTIDMVSSTYDEPRANYFGTLGENPVTGKPEPVFPKWKRSFRFYCVTVPIVSVALGIAFYIMLGYFVMQEWADKKYASEKSWVNFSVLYLPTVIYAVLIGIVNSIYRKVAKKLNDWENHRLQSAYDNHLIVKLILFDFVNCFISLFYVAFYIQDMALLRSHLAALLITQQLIGQVQEAMVPFLFLTRRKKQVDASMKKQDALQKVEYFNGEVTEEVQKQAGMESEMEEYNGTMDDYLEMFLQFGYVFLFSSAFPLAALWALINNVTEIRSDAFKMVNIFQRPFAESASNIGAWQVAFELISIMAVMTNCALIGMNPEVRKLLPSDITAVNIVLIFVAVEHIILAIKVAVACLIPDQPKWVEIELAKIAYQSKLALQEKHYQVTSHKHVHRSESDKEKIDALLKEKSQ, via the exons ATGGAGCAGCGCGAGGTGAAAG TTTCAGTCATGGGAGAGGAGGAGACCAGGGGGTTACAGAGTGTTTTTCGCCAGAAGACCCCCTCCCGGTTCCGTCCCTATGTGGTGTTGGAGTTTGCCGTGGGAGCCAAACAGCCGGCCATAGAATGGATGATCTCCAAGCTACAGGCCTCAGAGTCCTCTGGAGGGGCCGACCTAGAGGTCAGCGCCGTGGTGATGACCTTCAAGAAG CAAACTGTGCTGTATATTGGGGCGAAGAACAGCCGCTTATTGACTGCGGCGGACATGACAGGGCTCAGTAAAATATACAAAGACAACCACTATCGCGAGTTCTCCATTGAAGACATGGCCAACTTCAAGGGCATCG AGGATGTGGACAGTTTCCTGACGACGGCAGAGAAACAAAAGCTGATTCTTCATGAGATGGAGGCAGTGCGAGCCAGTGATGAGGAGGATCACATCCCGGGCTACGACAAAATCAAACTGTGGACAGGCAAGAGTATAT TGAAAAAGTATCTCAGTCGAGATATCATAACCAAGATGTATCCTCTCCATGAACCTGAGGATCTGAAAAAACTCGGGGCAGACTGGTATCAGATAAAACGAATCTTCAAAGAACAGCCTATAG ATGATATACGCCACTACTTCGGGGAGAAGATAGCCCTGTACTTTGCCTTTCTGGGTTACTACACAATTGCTCTGATCCCGCCCGCCTTCATTGGAATCATCTACTTCATCACCTCCTGGCAAAGCATGTACAGGGAGGCCATCTTTGCTGTGTTCAACTTGATCTGGGCCACTATTTTCTTAGAGGTCTGGAAGCGGTACTGCTCTGAGCTATCCTATCGCTGGGGTACTATAGATATGGTTTCCTCTACATACGACGAACCTAGAGCTAACTATTTTGGCACGCTTGGAGAAAACCCAGTCACTGGAAAACCAGAACCGGTTTTCCCCAAGTGGAAGCGTAGTTTTCGGTTTTACTGTGTGACGGTGCCAATTGTTTCTGTGGCCCTTGGCATTGCTTTCTACATCATGTTGGGGTACTTTGTGATGCAGGAATGGGCAGACAAGAAGTATGCATCAGAGAAATCATGGGTCAATTTCTCTGTCTTGTACTTACCTACTGTCATCTACGCTGTACTTATAGGCATTGTCAACTCTATTTATAGAAAGGTCGCCAAGAAGCTCAATGACTGGG AAAACCACAGACTTCAGTCAGCTTATGACAATCATTTGATTGTCAAACTTATTTTG TTTGACTTTGTGAACTGCTTCATTTCATTGTTCTATGTGGCCTTCTACATCCAAGACATGGCCCTCCTACGAAGT CATTTGGCGGCCCTTCTTATAACACAGCAGCTGATTGGTCAGGTGCAGGAGGCCATGGTGCCATTCCTGTTCCTGACGCGACGGAAGAAGCAGGTGGATGCTTCGATGAAAAAACAGGATGCACTCCAGAAAGTGGAGTACTTCAACGGAGAAGTGACAGAAGAAGTCCAGAAACAGGCCGGGATGGAGAGTGAGATGGAAGAGTACAAT GGTACAATGGATGACTACTTGGAGATGTTTCTGCAGTTTGGCTATGTCTTCCTCTTCTCTTCCGCATTTCCTCTGGCTGCTCTCTGGGCTTTGATCAACAATGTGACAGAGATTCGGTCTGATGCCTTTAAGATGGTCAACATCTTCCAGAGACCTTTTGCTGAGTCAGCTTCTAATATTGGGGCCTGGCAG GTCGCCTTTGAACTGATAAGCATCATGGCTGTAATGACAAACTGTGCACTGATCGGGATGAACCCTGAGGTCCGGAAACTTCTGCCCTCTGACATCACAGCTGTCAACATCGTCCTCATCTTTGTGGCGGTGGAG CATATAATCCTGGCTATCAAAGTAGCCGTGGCTTGCCTGATACCGGATCAGCCAAAGTGGGTGGAGATAGAGCTGGCCAAGATAGCCTACCAGTCCAAGCTGGCCCTACAGGAAAAG CACTATCAGGTCACTTCCCACAAG CATGTTCACAGAAGCGAGTCAGACAAGGAGAAGATAGACGCTCTACTGAAGGAGAAATCTCAGTGA
- the LOC128189926 gene encoding carboxypeptidase N subunit 2-like produces MGFRQVLRLVAILACLPLGQACPQFCQCPGTSQTEVRCQQAEMRDIMSGLPPKTYKVEVKQTSTNYLTPIHFNSSHNLIELEIYDGYINGIEDKTFYLLNNLQILNLTNNHLRMISKDAFLGLNRLTKLDLSHNNIQSIDEVFYSVDKLQTLYINSNSLTAIPSKAFQALTQLRYLQLDRNEFQSLIGNPFQGLSVSLQMLFMRGCGLNSMSSVLSLRSLNLLDLGENSIFEMPSNSQLRSSFPNLRSLYLDHNKLTRLADGQFSDMNLDTLDLAYNQLDQVTNTLFNRFTVHNLNLSSNVIINIGEKAFQLTKSVENLNLAHNPIGALSPKVFRNLYALRELNLSECALNGLSDEQFRDIYLIKLDISRNSLPFLSQGLLDHLTMISKFYINGNPWHCDCRIAPLKLWLEQPWRCNAMMNPAECQPPTCMSPDTLAQRPILGLTEADIDTCQSSQLSASTDIGMVVGLAVGGVFLLLFVVIIIFILCRRRQNQNKPGGQFHICRSPASDVTSHNEDFEKSSHHHIKPFNDGDQVSIESDKSFVVRHFFETMVSTDPSGMSNQPERMRRDTFRTTYSGSNPSLASSAYSYPIGRETAI; encoded by the coding sequence ATGGGATTTCGCCAAGTGCTTCGACTTGTTGCTATTCTGGCGTGTTTACCGCTTGGCCAAGCTTGTCCTCAGTTCTGTCAGTGCCCGGGTACCAGTCAGACGGAAGTCAGGTGCCAGCAGGCGGAAATGAGAGACATCATGAGTGGGTTACCTCCCAAGACTTATAAGGTGGAGGTGAAGCAAACGTCTACAAACTATCTAACTCCGATCCACTTTAACTCCTCCCACAATCTGATTGAGCTGGAAATTTACGACGGATACATTAACGGGATAGAAGACAAAACGTTCTATCTTCTGAACAACCTCCAGATCCTGAATCTGACCAACAACCACCTCAGAATGATCTCCAAAGACGCCTTCCTAGGGCTGAACCGCCTCACAAAGCTAGACCTGTCCCACAACAATATTCAGAGCATCGACGAGGTCTTCTACAGCGTGGACAAGTTACAGACGCTGTACATCAACAGCAATTCCTTGACAGCCATTCCGAGCAAGGCTTTCCAGGCCCTCACACAGCTACGCTACCTTCAGCTGGACAGAAATGAATTCCAGAGTCTGATTGGAAACCCCTTTCAGGGTCTCTCTGTCTCCCTACAGATGCTGTTCATGAGGGGGTGTGGCCTAAACTCCATGTCCAGTGTCCTAAGTCTTCGTTCCTTGAATCTCCTCGACTTGGGAGAGAATTCTATATTTGAGATGCCCTCCAATTCTCAGCTTCGCTCGTCCTTTCCGAACCTGCGTAGTCTTTACTTGGACCACAACAAGCTGACTCGTCTCGCCGATGGTCAGTTCTCGGACATGAATCTTGACACACTAGATTTAGCTTATAACCAGCTGGATCAAGTAACCAATACCTTGTTCAACAGATTTACAGTACATAACTTGAATCTATCCAGTAATGTAATTATCAACATTGGAGAAAAGGCATTCCAGCTCACAAAATCAGTGGAAAACCTAAATCTTGCCCATAACCCCATCGGAGCACTCTCACCAAAAGTGTTCCGTAATTTGTATGCTTTACGAGAGCTGAACCTCTCAGAATGTGCTTTAAACGGTTTAAGTGATGAACAGTTCAGGGATATTTATCTGATAAAGTTAGATATTTCTCGAAATTCTTTGCCATTTCTCTCCCAGGGTCTTCTGGATCACTTGACAATGATAAGCAAATTCTATATCAATGGTAACCCTTGGCACTGCGACTGTCGCATAGCTCCACTTAAGCTGTGGTTGGAGCAGCCCTGGCGGTGTAATGCAATGATGAACCCCGCGGAGTGTCAGCCTCCCACATGTATGTCCCCCGACACACTGGCTCAGCGACCTATCCTCGGTCTGACGGAGGCCGACATTGACACCTGTCAATCATCACAGCTCTCGGCGTCCACTGATATAGGAATGGTGGTGGGACTGGCTGTAGGGGGGGTATTCCTGCTCCTATTTGTGGTCATCATCATCTTTATACTCTGTCGGCGGagacaaaatcaaaacaaaccaGGAGGACAATTTCATATCTGTAGGTCTCCTGCTTCTGACGTTACGAGTCATAATGAGGATTTTGAGAAATCATCGCATCATCATATCAAACCTTTCAATGATGGAGATCAAGTGTCCATCGAGTCAGACAAAAGCTTTGTTGTAAGGCATTTTTTTGAGACAATGGTGTCCACTGACCCTAGTGGAATGTCAAACCAACCAGAAAGAATGCGGAGGGATACATTTAGGACTACATACAGTGGTTCTAATCCCTCATTGGCTAGCTCTGCCTATAGCTATCCAATCGGAAGAGAGACAGCAATTTAA